Below is a genomic region from Candidatus Aegiribacteria sp..
GCAAGTGAATTAAATATTTTATTTCACTAATGCATATAAACTGTGGTATATAAGTAAGATACGTAAGTCCGACCTTAGTGTTGGTGGAGGCGGCGGGATTCGAACCCGCGTCCGAGGACAGGGACCTGTCGGCTCTACATGTTTAGTCCGGATTAATGTCATCCTGCTTCGGCTCCGGTCGGCCTTTTCAGGACTAGCTCCCATTTAATCTTGCTGCTTACGTCTGGAAGCGGGGCTTCACAGCCAGCTTTCCTTCTTCCGCCCATCCCCCGGTAGGAAAGCTATTCCGGGGGGGACGGCTATTCCTGTTTACGGAATAGCGTGCCGTAATTATGCGGCAGTTATTTCTATCCGCAAGTTTAACGAGGCAGCGGATACCTCGACATGCAACCGTCAGACCACTTCTGAACCCGTCGATACCTGTCGCCCCCGTAGTCTGAATAACACAATTCAATTATGGGTAACATATTTAACCTGTCAACCCCCGGTACTTGCCAAATACACGTGATTGAGTTATTTAATTGATTCTCATTTGAATCAGTAAATACAATTAGGAGTTAAAATGTCCTGGAAATGTGATATTTGTGGTAAAGGACCTTCAGTTGGAAATCGAGTCAGCCATTCGGCCAGACATACAAAGCACGTTTGGAAACCGAACCTTCAGAAAGCAAGAATCCTTGTTAACGGCAAACCAAAAATAGTTAAAGTCTGTACAAGCTGCATAAGATCCGGTAAGGTCCAGAAAGTCTAGTTAAGAGCTTCATATTCAGAAAAGCGGGAATGTATTTCATTCCCGTTTTCTTATTGAAATTATTATCAGTTACTAGTCAGAGCTTCCTCTTCTGATTCCTTTTCAAGATTCTTCAATCTATTCTGATTGAGAGAAAAGGATGCGTGGTATTCACGGGCAAGCCTTGTATGCCCGAAGCCCATGTTAAGGAAACTCCATTCGAATGAGATTTCAGTATCAATTTCTTCTAAAACCCATCTTATGTTTACGTCTGCCTTTTTAAAAGCGGTATTCCAGCCTACGCCTGCAAGTTTTTCCTCAAGAACTGCGCTCGTTCTATGGTCTCCCCTTGCAAGAAGAGCTTTAATATGCGCCATTCGTGGATCTCCGAATGTCACAGAAACCTTATCGATCTTTCTAAACTCGGTTTCGAACCAGTCTATCCACTCCCTAAGATCAGTGGGACTGGCCATCGCAGACCATTGGAAAGCAGTCCATGGTTTCGGTATAAAGGGATCTATACTGATATGTATAGGTAGCGAAACTCTATCACGAACCTCTTTTACAAAGTCAATTATTGATTCCCTGTCCGCTTCAGTTTCGAAAGGTAATCCTATCATGAAATAAATCTTGATATTACTTATTGTATCATCTGTATGTTTTTCAACGGATTTAAAAAGCTGTTCGTTCGTAAGCTTCTTCCCTATTACTCTCCTTAGTGAATCCGTTCCTGTTTCAGGGGAAAGAACCACAGATTTCTCGTTAAAATCTTGAGGCAGCTCATTCGAATGGATCTGGTCTTCATACTTATGTGAGCAGAGCATAACCTTTAGACTTCGTTTCTTCGCCGCTTTGATGATCTTGCGGAGATCGGGATGAGATCTTGGTGAACTGCCAAGCAGTGCCAGCTTTTTGATATCTGGCAAATTGCTGATAATTCCTTCCAGCTCTTCAAGTTTGCATTCTCTATAAGGAAGGCTTACATATCCTGCCTGACAAAACTTGCAGTTGAAAGGACATCCCCGAGATATCTCGAGTATTGTTGTATCACTGTCAATACAATCCGGGGAATGTATGAAAGAGGTCATTCCCATGCCATCAGAACCTGCCCACTGACGCATAATAGAGCTGACAGTACCTGGGATGTCATGCACGGAAGGGATGTACATACCGGGAAGAGCAGCAAGCCTGCGAAGGAGTTTTTTCTTTGATGCACCCTGAGCACCAAGGCTTTTAATAGTATCAAGAACAGGTCCTATTGAAGGTTCTGTCTCGCCAATTACAAAGGCATCCATGAAAAGTGAAAGAGGCAGTGGATTAGCTGTGACTGGTATCCCCTCAGCGATAACCAGCGGCCATTTGTTGGTTCTATACT
It encodes:
- the rpmB gene encoding 50S ribosomal protein L28 produces the protein MSWKCDICGKGPSVGNRVSHSARHTKHVWKPNLQKARILVNGKPKIVKVCTSCIRSGKVQKV
- a CDS encoding radical SAM protein: MSRKPAAEYYDERRRRLVDNETSTHAISRQGIFEIILASPKEYSTAMSSIRYQSIFKQLSSWPETCCERAFYPDKDELHWRSRYGYSTETLETGKPISQCDLLVFTTSGEDDYLKVLEMMKLSDIKLRAEYRTNKWPLVIAEGIPVTANPLPLSLFMDAFVIGETEPSIGPVLDTIKSLGAQGASKKKLLRRLAALPGMYIPSVHDIPGTVSSIMRQWAGSDGMGMTSFIHSPDCIDSDTTILEISRGCPFNCKFCQAGYVSLPYRECKLEELEGIISNLPDIKKLALLGSSPRSHPDLRKIIKAAKKRSLKVMLCSHKYEDQIHSNELPQDFNEKSVVLSPETGTDSLRRVIGKKLTNEQLFKSVEKHTDDTISNIKIYFMIGLPFETEADRESIIDFVKEVRDRVSLPIHISIDPFIPKPWTAFQWSAMASPTDLREWIDWFETEFRKIDKVSVTFGDPRMAHIKALLARGDHRTSAVLEEKLAGVGWNTAFKKADVNIRWVLEEIDTEISFEWSFLNMGFGHTRLAREYHASFSLNQNRLKNLEKESEEEALTSN